From Myxocyprinus asiaticus isolate MX2 ecotype Aquarium Trade chromosome 25, UBuf_Myxa_2, whole genome shotgun sequence, one genomic window encodes:
- the znf770 gene encoding zinc finger protein 770 isoform X1: MLKNGCNIDLSLQCMKMLNLSNGMSADMWLELSPIKQETSIQNEQETQSESVTDCNTSRNEALKNMKTPQNNQCLTCLKCFSAPSKLRRHVLTHTNHRPFGCRFCAKTFRQLPHLKVHLATHLSESTGKMCPAFQYSPCGSSTQRLQENQTFGEKQEPCVTTESADNYVNVNDSFPIPPWNTQSVTENCNGKKRIYDCPICLKRFGAPSKLKRHYLIHTDQRPFPCSICGHAFRQLSNLKIHIRAHTDCKKKTAPFQSHRFNSLPLPEYSVSNSGLKHSTYNCLARTFRSYAPKHLSLQQSNTCSTDKPKSAATDLIKTESGTASITVSKYVSERGLKMIKYPQGYWCLTCSKCFKAPSKLKRHILIHTGQKPFKCTVCAKAFQQKAYLKIHKCKAEFRTEPNSCLRDDQYAQNIVKQSPGAPNAAGDVVKTRQQGDTIVDKINSVHDVSFFGPEVRSFSSGCTTNAVTPAEKRIPPTSESSKLLCMLQLKKNGGYQCRICLKIFRFPSKLTRHLFIHMDIKPYTCNVCRMSFRQLCHLQRHLRVHMAKRQNPLSLDEDTEKYRTKSPTPGDIAEMSESFNGTKNCKQDGRSILLPQTFDSILTETKKYQKLDQTVPSQSLFLTEPFESCTTGIESSETLRNDKVQVETSSPMYIKLKGNGVNQCSVCLKNFQFPSKLARHFLSHTGTRQFKCHMCLKSFRQRCHLQCHQSVHKKRGQNVIAGKHLEQQSMVSFGNDEISEDQVFVGAEDFITVQQDQVAEDILSQKMNPEEFHQSGGCSDSSGTSNLENVEIKSEVIFRCNDKSVCELLIHKTDISMLVEKRTSDIMPFGRVSDCPPTTDSSSHYCASEQSTEEECSRDMDDVIEDCAIVDTHTVKYVPDSYMPRLHQYQQIEPSQVPGLKDDVVQEHLDSQVPIGRFVEPPNDLPICPGCSQCFPTLKTLHAHKCAIKCPEETITKSHQCDICFKVFGAPSKLKRHCVIHTGQKPFQCTQCVKSFTQSSNLKRHMLSHS, translated from the coding sequence ATGCTAAAGAATGGATGTAACATTGATCTTTCTTTGCAGTGCATGAAAATGCTTAACCTTTCAAATGGAATGTCAGCTGACATGTGGCTTGAGCTCAGTCCCATAAAACAGGAGACATCCATCCAAAATGAACAAGAAACCCAATCAGAGAGCGTGACAGACTGTAACACTTCAAGAAATGAAGCtctgaaaaacatgaaaacaccCCAAAACAACCAGTGTTTAACATGCCTGAAATGTTTTTCTGCACCATCAAAACTTAGACGGCATGTTTTAACTCATACTAATCATAGGCCCTTTGGTTGTAGGTTCTGTGCCAAGACTTTCCGTCAGTTACCCCACCTAAAAGTCCACTTGGCAACTCATTTATCTGAAAGTACAGGCAAAATGTGTCCTGCATTTCAATACAGCCCATGTGGTAGCTCAACTCAACGACTCCAGGAAAACCAAACATTTGGAGAGAAACAAGAACCATGTGTCACAACAGAAAGTGCGGACAATTATGTAAATGTGAATGATTCATTTCCAATACCTCCATGGAATACACAAAGTGTTACTGAGAATTGTAATGGAAAGAAAAGAATTTATGATTGCCCTATTTGCCTTAAACGGTTTGGTGCACCATCCAAATTAAAAAGACACTACCTTATTCACACGGACCAGAGACCCTTTCCGTGTTCCATATGCGGTCATGCTTTCAGGCAACTTTCCAATCTAAAAATACACATCAGAGCTCATACTGACTGTAAGAAGAAAACAGCACCTTTCCAGAGCCATAGATTCAACAGTCTACCTCTACCCGAGTATTCAGTATCCAATTCTGGGCTAAAGCACTCTACATATAATTGCCTTGCCAGAACATTTAGATCTTATGCTCCAAAACATCTTAGTCTCCAACAAAGCAACACATGTTCAACAGATAAACCAAAGTCAGCTGCAACAGACTTGATCAAAACTGAATCTGGCACTGCGAGTATCACAGTCTCCAAATATGTTTCAGAAAGGGgcttaaaaatgataaaatatccaCAAGGATATTGGTGCCTCACTTGTTCAAAATGCTTTAAAGCCCCATCAAAGCTCAAGCGTCATATTCTGATCCATACGGGCCAAAAGCCTTTCAAGTGCACAGTGTGCGCCAAAGCTTTCCAACAAAAAGCATACTTGAAAATTCACAAGTGTAAGGCAGAATTTAGAACAGAACCCAATTCCTGTTTGAGGGACGATCAGTATGCACAGAACATCGTCAAGCAGAGCCCTGGTGCTCCGAATGCTGCAGGAGATGTTGTAAAAACTAGACAACAGGGCGATACCATAGTAGACAAAATAAATTCTGTCCACGACGTTAGCTTTTTCGGACCAGAGGTAAGATCTTTTTCATCAGGttgtaccacaaatgctgtcacacCTGCTGAGAAGAGAATTCCTCCAACGTCTGAGTCTTCCAAGCTCCTGTGTATGCTTCAACTCAAAAAGAACGGTGGATATCAGTGTAGAATATGCTTGAAGATATTCCGTTTTCCCTCTAAACTAACTCGACATCTGTTCATCCATATGGACATCAAGCCTTACACCTGCAACGTCTGTAGGATGTCATTCAGGCAGCTCTGTCATCTCCAGAGGCACCTTAGGGTGCATATGGCAAAAAGACAAAATCCTCTTAGCTTAGATGAAGACACTGAGAAGTACAGGACCAAATCACCAACACCTGGAGATATTGCAGAGATGTCTGAATCTTTCAATGGGACAAAGAACTGCAAACAGGATGGGAGAAGTATTCTCTTACCTCAGACATTCGACTCAATCTTAACAGAGACCAAAAAGTACCAAAAGCTTGACCAAACTGTCCCCTCACAATCGTTGTTCTTAACAGAGCCATTTGAGTCATGTACCACAGGGATTGAGAGCTCAGAAACGTTAAGAAATGATAAAGTACAGGTCGAAACCTCCAGCCCAATGTACATTAAGCTCAAAGGAAATGGCGTGAATCAGTGCAGTGTCTGTCTGAAGAATTTTCAGTTTCCTTCCAAGCTCGCCAGACATTTTTTGAGCCACACAGGTACTAGACAATTTAAGTGCCATATGTGCTTAAAATCGTTTCGACAGCGGTGCCATTTGCAATGCCACCAGAGTGTACACAAGAAAAGAGGCCAAAATGTAATTGCTGGTAAACACTTGGAACAGCAGAGCATGGTTTCTTTTGGTAATGATGAGATATCTGAAGACCAAGTTTTTGTAGGTGCGGAAGACTTTATTACAGTGCAACAAGATCAGGTTGCGGAGGATATACTATCTCAAAAGATGAATCCTGAGGAATTTCATCAAAGTGGTGGCTGCAGTGATTCAAGTGGTACTAGTAATTTAGAGAATGTTGAGATCAAGTCAGAGGTCATTTTTCGATGCAACGACAAATCCGTTTGTGAGCTTCTGATACATAAAACTGACATATCCATGCTTGTTGAGAAAAGGACATCTGACATTATGCCTTTTGGCAGGGTGAGTGACTGTCCACCCACAACTGACTCTTCTTCTCATTACTGTGCTTCAGAACAGAGCACCGAGGAAGAATGTTCTCGAGACATGGATGATGTTATTGAAGATTGTGCTATTGTGGACACGCACACAGTTAAATATGTCCCTGATAGTTACATGCCTCGTTTGCATCAGTATCAGCAAATTGAACCATCCCAAGTCCCTGGGCTCAAAGACGATGTGGTTCAGGAGCATTTGGACTCCCAGGTTCCTATTGGACGCTTTGTTGAACCACCAAATGACCTCCCCATTTGCCCTGGCTGTAGTCAGTGTTTTCCCACATTAAAGACATTACATGCACATAAATGTGCCATCAAATGCCCTGAAGAGACAATTACGAAATCCCACCAGTGTGACATCTGCTTCAAAGTCTTTGGGGCACCATCCAAACTGAAGAGACACTGTGTTATTCACACAGGCCAGAAGCCTTTCCAGTGCACACAGTGTGTGAAGAGCTTCACACAGTCGAGTAATCTGAAAAGACACATGCTGTCCCACAGTTAA
- the znf770 gene encoding zinc finger protein 770 isoform X2 produces the protein MKMLNLSNGMSADMWLELSPIKQETSIQNEQETQSESVTDCNTSRNEALKNMKTPQNNQCLTCLKCFSAPSKLRRHVLTHTNHRPFGCRFCAKTFRQLPHLKVHLATHLSESTGKMCPAFQYSPCGSSTQRLQENQTFGEKQEPCVTTESADNYVNVNDSFPIPPWNTQSVTENCNGKKRIYDCPICLKRFGAPSKLKRHYLIHTDQRPFPCSICGHAFRQLSNLKIHIRAHTDCKKKTAPFQSHRFNSLPLPEYSVSNSGLKHSTYNCLARTFRSYAPKHLSLQQSNTCSTDKPKSAATDLIKTESGTASITVSKYVSERGLKMIKYPQGYWCLTCSKCFKAPSKLKRHILIHTGQKPFKCTVCAKAFQQKAYLKIHKCKAEFRTEPNSCLRDDQYAQNIVKQSPGAPNAAGDVVKTRQQGDTIVDKINSVHDVSFFGPEVRSFSSGCTTNAVTPAEKRIPPTSESSKLLCMLQLKKNGGYQCRICLKIFRFPSKLTRHLFIHMDIKPYTCNVCRMSFRQLCHLQRHLRVHMAKRQNPLSLDEDTEKYRTKSPTPGDIAEMSESFNGTKNCKQDGRSILLPQTFDSILTETKKYQKLDQTVPSQSLFLTEPFESCTTGIESSETLRNDKVQVETSSPMYIKLKGNGVNQCSVCLKNFQFPSKLARHFLSHTGTRQFKCHMCLKSFRQRCHLQCHQSVHKKRGQNVIAGKHLEQQSMVSFGNDEISEDQVFVGAEDFITVQQDQVAEDILSQKMNPEEFHQSGGCSDSSGTSNLENVEIKSEVIFRCNDKSVCELLIHKTDISMLVEKRTSDIMPFGRVSDCPPTTDSSSHYCASEQSTEEECSRDMDDVIEDCAIVDTHTVKYVPDSYMPRLHQYQQIEPSQVPGLKDDVVQEHLDSQVPIGRFVEPPNDLPICPGCSQCFPTLKTLHAHKCAIKCPEETITKSHQCDICFKVFGAPSKLKRHCVIHTGQKPFQCTQCVKSFTQSSNLKRHMLSHS, from the coding sequence ATGAAAATGCTTAACCTTTCAAATGGAATGTCAGCTGACATGTGGCTTGAGCTCAGTCCCATAAAACAGGAGACATCCATCCAAAATGAACAAGAAACCCAATCAGAGAGCGTGACAGACTGTAACACTTCAAGAAATGAAGCtctgaaaaacatgaaaacaccCCAAAACAACCAGTGTTTAACATGCCTGAAATGTTTTTCTGCACCATCAAAACTTAGACGGCATGTTTTAACTCATACTAATCATAGGCCCTTTGGTTGTAGGTTCTGTGCCAAGACTTTCCGTCAGTTACCCCACCTAAAAGTCCACTTGGCAACTCATTTATCTGAAAGTACAGGCAAAATGTGTCCTGCATTTCAATACAGCCCATGTGGTAGCTCAACTCAACGACTCCAGGAAAACCAAACATTTGGAGAGAAACAAGAACCATGTGTCACAACAGAAAGTGCGGACAATTATGTAAATGTGAATGATTCATTTCCAATACCTCCATGGAATACACAAAGTGTTACTGAGAATTGTAATGGAAAGAAAAGAATTTATGATTGCCCTATTTGCCTTAAACGGTTTGGTGCACCATCCAAATTAAAAAGACACTACCTTATTCACACGGACCAGAGACCCTTTCCGTGTTCCATATGCGGTCATGCTTTCAGGCAACTTTCCAATCTAAAAATACACATCAGAGCTCATACTGACTGTAAGAAGAAAACAGCACCTTTCCAGAGCCATAGATTCAACAGTCTACCTCTACCCGAGTATTCAGTATCCAATTCTGGGCTAAAGCACTCTACATATAATTGCCTTGCCAGAACATTTAGATCTTATGCTCCAAAACATCTTAGTCTCCAACAAAGCAACACATGTTCAACAGATAAACCAAAGTCAGCTGCAACAGACTTGATCAAAACTGAATCTGGCACTGCGAGTATCACAGTCTCCAAATATGTTTCAGAAAGGGgcttaaaaatgataaaatatccaCAAGGATATTGGTGCCTCACTTGTTCAAAATGCTTTAAAGCCCCATCAAAGCTCAAGCGTCATATTCTGATCCATACGGGCCAAAAGCCTTTCAAGTGCACAGTGTGCGCCAAAGCTTTCCAACAAAAAGCATACTTGAAAATTCACAAGTGTAAGGCAGAATTTAGAACAGAACCCAATTCCTGTTTGAGGGACGATCAGTATGCACAGAACATCGTCAAGCAGAGCCCTGGTGCTCCGAATGCTGCAGGAGATGTTGTAAAAACTAGACAACAGGGCGATACCATAGTAGACAAAATAAATTCTGTCCACGACGTTAGCTTTTTCGGACCAGAGGTAAGATCTTTTTCATCAGGttgtaccacaaatgctgtcacacCTGCTGAGAAGAGAATTCCTCCAACGTCTGAGTCTTCCAAGCTCCTGTGTATGCTTCAACTCAAAAAGAACGGTGGATATCAGTGTAGAATATGCTTGAAGATATTCCGTTTTCCCTCTAAACTAACTCGACATCTGTTCATCCATATGGACATCAAGCCTTACACCTGCAACGTCTGTAGGATGTCATTCAGGCAGCTCTGTCATCTCCAGAGGCACCTTAGGGTGCATATGGCAAAAAGACAAAATCCTCTTAGCTTAGATGAAGACACTGAGAAGTACAGGACCAAATCACCAACACCTGGAGATATTGCAGAGATGTCTGAATCTTTCAATGGGACAAAGAACTGCAAACAGGATGGGAGAAGTATTCTCTTACCTCAGACATTCGACTCAATCTTAACAGAGACCAAAAAGTACCAAAAGCTTGACCAAACTGTCCCCTCACAATCGTTGTTCTTAACAGAGCCATTTGAGTCATGTACCACAGGGATTGAGAGCTCAGAAACGTTAAGAAATGATAAAGTACAGGTCGAAACCTCCAGCCCAATGTACATTAAGCTCAAAGGAAATGGCGTGAATCAGTGCAGTGTCTGTCTGAAGAATTTTCAGTTTCCTTCCAAGCTCGCCAGACATTTTTTGAGCCACACAGGTACTAGACAATTTAAGTGCCATATGTGCTTAAAATCGTTTCGACAGCGGTGCCATTTGCAATGCCACCAGAGTGTACACAAGAAAAGAGGCCAAAATGTAATTGCTGGTAAACACTTGGAACAGCAGAGCATGGTTTCTTTTGGTAATGATGAGATATCTGAAGACCAAGTTTTTGTAGGTGCGGAAGACTTTATTACAGTGCAACAAGATCAGGTTGCGGAGGATATACTATCTCAAAAGATGAATCCTGAGGAATTTCATCAAAGTGGTGGCTGCAGTGATTCAAGTGGTACTAGTAATTTAGAGAATGTTGAGATCAAGTCAGAGGTCATTTTTCGATGCAACGACAAATCCGTTTGTGAGCTTCTGATACATAAAACTGACATATCCATGCTTGTTGAGAAAAGGACATCTGACATTATGCCTTTTGGCAGGGTGAGTGACTGTCCACCCACAACTGACTCTTCTTCTCATTACTGTGCTTCAGAACAGAGCACCGAGGAAGAATGTTCTCGAGACATGGATGATGTTATTGAAGATTGTGCTATTGTGGACACGCACACAGTTAAATATGTCCCTGATAGTTACATGCCTCGTTTGCATCAGTATCAGCAAATTGAACCATCCCAAGTCCCTGGGCTCAAAGACGATGTGGTTCAGGAGCATTTGGACTCCCAGGTTCCTATTGGACGCTTTGTTGAACCACCAAATGACCTCCCCATTTGCCCTGGCTGTAGTCAGTGTTTTCCCACATTAAAGACATTACATGCACATAAATGTGCCATCAAATGCCCTGAAGAGACAATTACGAAATCCCACCAGTGTGACATCTGCTTCAAAGTCTTTGGGGCACCATCCAAACTGAAGAGACACTGTGTTATTCACACAGGCCAGAAGCCTTTCCAGTGCACACAGTGTGTGAAGAGCTTCACACAGTCGAGTAATCTGAAAAGACACATGCTGTCCCACAGTTAA